Proteins encoded by one window of Vibrio rumoiensis:
- a CDS encoding glycosyl transferase family protein — protein sequence MSIILECIRTVGRGERGRKPLSEQQAFDVMDAYLNSKEAGDDSVGDDQMAMLLMLIRVQNETNQEIAGFVKAFQSRVPSLGADIDWPCYAGKRKAENGMDQPWHGLAAKILSLNGYKVLLHGYKDVASGRTHVEDYLEPLGIPLAETPQHAQQLLDSHHIAYLPLNHFAPIAQTMIGWKNRYGLRTPINTVVRALNPGAAKIGVRGSFHPGFQQLHAEVDQTIDSKSLSVISYKGQNGESEYNPKVSQTVWLSSQDGVESFYWPEVMQDSLDLPENLIFSLTGEVGNVMANAVIASMAAVLFTEQKDYQRASQQALSYWHRYCGV from the coding sequence ATGAGCATTATTTTGGAATGTATTCGTACGGTTGGGCGAGGTGAAAGAGGAAGAAAACCTCTCTCGGAACAGCAAGCCTTTGATGTAATGGATGCCTATTTAAATAGTAAAGAAGCGGGTGACGATTCAGTTGGTGATGATCAAATGGCAATGCTGTTGATGCTTATCCGAGTTCAAAATGAAACCAATCAAGAAATTGCAGGGTTTGTGAAAGCCTTTCAGTCTAGAGTTCCGAGTCTAGGGGCAGATATTGATTGGCCATGTTATGCCGGTAAACGCAAAGCCGAGAATGGTATGGATCAACCTTGGCATGGTTTGGCGGCAAAAATCCTTTCCCTAAATGGTTATAAAGTTTTATTGCATGGATATAAGGATGTGGCGAGTGGCCGAACGCATGTCGAAGATTATCTAGAACCATTAGGTATTCCGCTGGCTGAAACCCCACAACATGCTCAACAATTATTAGACTCTCATCATATTGCTTACCTTCCTTTAAACCACTTTGCCCCGATTGCACAAACCATGATTGGCTGGAAAAATCGTTATGGGTTAAGAACGCCAATTAACACCGTCGTGCGCGCGTTAAATCCCGGTGCTGCAAAGATTGGAGTACGAGGCAGTTTCCATCCTGGTTTTCAGCAACTTCATGCTGAAGTCGATCAGACCATTGATAGTAAAAGTTTATCTGTGATTTCATATAAAGGGCAAAATGGCGAGTCGGAATATAATCCCAAAGTCAGCCAGACGGTGTGGCTAAGTAGCCAAGATGGCGTTGAATCGTTTTATTGGCCAGAAGTTATGCAAGACTCGCTTGATTTACCCGAAAACTTGATTTTCTCGCTCACTGGTGAGGTTGGTAATGTCATGGCCAATGCCGTTATTGCTAGTATGGCCGCGGTTTTATTTACAGAACAAAAAGATTATCAACGGGCTTCTCAACAAGCTTTGAGCTATTGGCATAGATATTGTGGCGTTTAA
- the asd gene encoding aspartate-semialdehyde dehydrogenase, which translates to MRVGLVGWRGMVGSVLMQRMVEEKDFDLIEPVFYSTSQVGIPAPNLGKDAGMLQDAFDLESLKQLDAIITCQGGSYTEKVYPALRQAGWKGYWIDAASTLRMKDDAIITLDPVNLTQIQQGIHSGTNTFVGGNCTVSLMLMGLGGLYEKGMIEWMSAMTYQAASGAGAKNMRELISQMGVINQSVSAEMADPASSILDIDRKVAETIRSSEYPTSEFGSPLAGSLIPWIDVKRDNGQSKEEWKGSVETNKILGLQGDSIVPIDGTCVRIGAMRCHSQALTIKLKQNVPMDEIEDIIGSHNEWVKVIPNERDITMQELSPAKVTGTLSVPVGRLRKMAMGDTFLNAFTVGDQLLWGAAEPLRRTLRIILQNR; encoded by the coding sequence ATGAGAGTAGGTTTAGTCGGATGGCGCGGCATGGTAGGTTCTGTACTGATGCAACGCATGGTGGAAGAGAAGGATTTCGACCTAATTGAACCTGTATTTTATAGCACTTCACAAGTTGGTATTCCTGCACCGAACTTAGGGAAGGATGCCGGTATGCTGCAAGATGCTTTCGATCTTGAAAGCTTAAAGCAATTAGATGCCATCATTACGTGCCAGGGTGGTTCATATACTGAAAAAGTATACCCTGCACTTCGTCAAGCCGGTTGGAAAGGTTACTGGATTGATGCGGCTTCAACTTTACGCATGAAAGACGATGCCATCATTACACTTGATCCTGTGAACTTAACTCAAATTCAACAAGGCATTCATTCGGGTACTAATACCTTTGTTGGTGGTAACTGCACCGTCAGTCTAATGCTAATGGGGTTAGGCGGTCTATATGAAAAGGGCATGATTGAATGGATGAGTGCCATGACCTATCAAGCAGCTTCCGGTGCAGGTGCGAAAAACATGCGTGAGTTAATTTCACAAATGGGAGTGATTAACCAATCGGTGAGTGCTGAAATGGCCGATCCTGCCAGCTCAATTCTCGATATTGACCGTAAAGTGGCAGAAACCATTCGTTCTAGTGAGTATCCAACCAGTGAGTTTGGTTCACCGCTGGCCGGTTCATTGATCCCTTGGATTGATGTAAAACGTGACAATGGTCAGAGTAAAGAAGAATGGAAAGGTTCGGTTGAAACCAATAAGATTCTTGGTCTACAAGGTGATTCGATTGTACCGATTGATGGTACTTGCGTGCGTATTGGTGCGATGCGTTGCCACTCGCAAGCATTAACAATCAAGCTTAAGCAAAATGTTCCTATGGATGAGATCGAAGATATTATTGGTTCTCATAATGAATGGGTAAAAGTGATCCCAAATGAGCGTGATATCACTATGCAAGAGCTTTCTCCTGCGAAAGTAACAGGAACACTTTCTGTCCCAGTGGGGCGTTTGCGTAAAATGGCAATGGGCGATACCTTCTTAAATGCTTTCACTGTGGGTGATCAGCTATTGTGGGGTGCCGCTGAACCACTACGTCGTACTTTACGAATCATTTTACAAAATCGTTAA
- a CDS encoding YejL family protein, whose product MPINSKYSDQKIEQILAEIAAVLKKHGANPDLSLMIAGNMVTNILNSNVPKSQRKLIADKFSQALLSSIDD is encoded by the coding sequence ATGCCTATTAACTCTAAATACAGCGACCAAAAAATTGAACAAATCTTGGCAGAAATTGCTGCCGTATTGAAAAAACACGGGGCAAATCCAGATTTAAGCTTAATGATTGCAGGAAATATGGTGACTAACATATTGAACTCAAATGTGCCAAAATCTCAACGTAAACTCATTGCAGATAAGTTTTCTCAAGCTCTTTTATCATCAATTGATGACTAA
- a CDS encoding GGDEF domain-containing protein — protein MERLTDESSNSYLYLLFTFILCWLAYTSVTIFNYAESVVSDMKNNLSHYYTSNEKIATHLSDILLKLEDSKDANQNLQLDEIKALDIQGFNISPGQFSEYAGALVAQGDMQKLPFNLSLFLHELDLSWAEEDNNAPGAFFTYYGEGSEFAYTKSRLILKSQPPEISPARYRKDDIPFDYKPSLMTALERSYPQGRSIVILVTPVILNGQLIGDLGVRLKLEKQMLDSLGPWLSQYMALDIEFRDQKFSFGEDRFLPQLFFKQEKFNNITITAYMKTDYITEYILPWFLSMCFIMGMVYFLLNKHKKAAIRFSSLSKTDELTGLFNKRILDEIDKMGISQGTLFYLDVNDFKEINDNYGHHTGDNALRHIASGIRYCMSASDLCIRLGGDEFLIVMSTRIQQPEKVKDKLHQAISGSTFTGDITLTVSIGYSYFDDLGALTQSIHQADKQMYEEKHRYRSAEPKPTVF, from the coding sequence ATGGAAAGGCTGACAGATGAATCGTCGAATTCTTATCTATATCTTCTTTTCACCTTCATTCTATGTTGGTTGGCTTATACCAGTGTCACTATTTTTAATTACGCTGAAAGTGTTGTGTCAGATATGAAAAATAATTTGTCACACTACTACACTTCAAATGAAAAAATTGCGACTCATCTTAGCGATATCCTGCTTAAGCTAGAAGACTCCAAAGACGCGAATCAAAACCTACAATTAGATGAAATTAAAGCTTTGGATATCCAAGGTTTTAATATTAGCCCCGGACAGTTTTCTGAATACGCTGGTGCATTAGTTGCCCAAGGCGATATGCAAAAATTGCCGTTTAACTTGTCCTTGTTCTTACATGAATTGGATCTCAGTTGGGCGGAGGAGGATAATAATGCCCCAGGTGCTTTTTTTACTTACTACGGTGAAGGAAGTGAATTTGCCTATACTAAGTCTCGTTTAATATTAAAATCTCAACCTCCAGAGATCTCTCCTGCTCGTTACCGAAAAGATGATATACCGTTCGATTACAAGCCGTCGTTAATGACAGCATTAGAACGTTCATATCCGCAAGGGAGAAGCATAGTGATTTTAGTGACGCCAGTGATACTTAATGGGCAATTAATTGGGGATTTAGGCGTTAGGCTTAAACTTGAAAAACAAATGCTTGACTCTCTAGGTCCTTGGTTAAGTCAATATATGGCATTAGACATTGAGTTTAGAGATCAAAAATTTTCATTTGGCGAGGATAGATTTTTACCTCAATTGTTTTTTAAACAAGAGAAGTTTAATAACATCACTATCACGGCTTATATGAAGACGGATTACATCACTGAGTATATTCTGCCATGGTTTTTATCCATGTGTTTTATTATGGGGATGGTTTATTTTTTACTTAATAAGCATAAGAAAGCGGCAATTCGTTTTTCTTCATTATCAAAAACAGATGAACTGACAGGGTTATTTAATAAACGCATATTAGATGAAATTGATAAAATGGGGATTAGCCAAGGGACTCTATTTTATCTAGATGTGAATGACTTTAAGGAAATTAATGACAATTATGGACACCATACTGGTGATAATGCATTGCGCCATATTGCTTCTGGTATCCGATATTGTATGAGTGCGTCTGATTTATGTATTCGTCTAGGTGGCGATGAATTTTTAATCGTCATGAGTACTCGCATACAGCAGCCTGAAAAAGTGAAAGATAAATTGCATCAAGCGATCAGCGGTTCTACTTTTACGGGGGACATTACTTTAACTGTGTCGATTGGTTACAGCTATTTTGATGATCTTGGTGCATTGACTCAGTCGATTCATCAGGCGGATAAGCAAATGTATGAAGAGAAGCATCGATACCGTTCGGCAGAGCCAAAACCGACCGTATTTTAG
- the adhE gene encoding bifunctional acetaldehyde-CoA/alcohol dehydrogenase yields MPVTNLAELDALVARVQAAQKEFATFSQEQVDKIFRAASLAANQARIPLAQQAVAESGMGIIEDKVIKNHFASEFIYNKYRDEKTCGILEEGTDTITIAEPVGIICGIVPTTNPTSTAIFKSLISLKTRNGIIFSPHPRAKNSTNDAAKLVLDAAVAAGAPRDIIGWIDQPSVELSNALMKHDGINLILATGGPGMVKAAYSSGKPAIGVGAGNVPVVIDETADIKRAVASVLMSKTFDNGVVCASEQAVIVMDEVYEEVKERFASHKGYVLSKSEADKVRKVLLINGNLNADIVGQPAVKIAELAGVKVPADTKVLIGEGGVVSHDDEFAHEKLSPTLGMFRASSFENAVEQAVTMVEIGGIGHTSGLYTNQDTNADRIKYFGDKLKTARILVNIPTTHGGIGDLYNFNVAPSLTLGCGSWGGNSISENVGPKHLINKKTVAKRAENMLWHKLPKSIYFRRGSLPVALTDLEGKKRAFLVTDRFLFNNGYADEIVSLLKSQGMEVQTFFDVEADPTLSVVEKGAAQMQSYQPDVIIALGGGSPMDAAKIMWVMYEHPETHFEELSMRFMDIRKRIYKFPKMGAKAELVCVTTTSGTGSEVTPFAVVTDDRTGAKYPLADYELTPNMAIVDANLVMNMPKSLTAFGGYDAITHALEAYVSVLANEYSDGHALQALKMLKEYLPSSYKNGSADPIAREKVHNAATIAGMSFANAFLGVCHSIAHKIGAEFHIPHGLANALMISNVIRFNANDNPTKQTAFSQYDRPQARRRYAEVADHLGLSQDGDRTAQKIERLLTWLDEVKKDLDIPLSIQAAGVNEADFLAKLDNLAVDAFDDQCTGANPRYPLISELKEVLLAAYYGKAYIEGETFEGTTVIKKTEEPKKAAKKK; encoded by the coding sequence ATGCCTGTAACTAACTTAGCTGAACTAGATGCTCTTGTCGCACGCGTTCAAGCGGCACAAAAGGAATTTGCTACTTTTTCTCAAGAACAAGTAGATAAAATTTTCCGTGCAGCATCTTTAGCAGCTAACCAAGCACGTATTCCACTAGCACAACAAGCGGTAGCGGAATCTGGCATGGGTATCATTGAAGACAAGGTTATCAAAAACCACTTTGCTTCAGAGTTCATTTACAACAAATACCGCGATGAAAAAACGTGTGGCATCCTTGAAGAAGGTACAGACACTATTACTATCGCAGAACCTGTTGGTATCATCTGTGGTATCGTTCCAACGACTAACCCAACATCAACAGCGATTTTCAAATCTCTAATCTCTTTGAAAACTCGTAACGGTATCATCTTCTCTCCACACCCACGTGCAAAAAACTCTACAAATGATGCGGCTAAATTAGTACTTGATGCAGCTGTTGCAGCCGGTGCTCCAAGAGACATCATCGGTTGGATCGACCAACCTTCAGTTGAATTATCTAACGCCTTGATGAAGCATGACGGCATCAACCTTATCCTTGCAACTGGTGGCCCAGGCATGGTTAAAGCGGCATACTCTTCTGGTAAGCCAGCGATCGGTGTAGGTGCGGGTAACGTTCCTGTTGTTATCGATGAAACAGCTGATATCAAACGTGCGGTTGCTTCTGTTCTTATGTCTAAAACATTCGATAACGGTGTGGTATGTGCTTCTGAGCAAGCCGTTATCGTTATGGATGAAGTATACGAAGAAGTGAAAGAGCGTTTTGCTTCTCACAAAGGTTATGTTTTATCTAAATCTGAAGCTGATAAAGTACGTAAAGTGCTACTTATCAACGGCAACCTAAATGCTGATATCGTAGGTCAACCTGCGGTTAAAATCGCTGAATTAGCGGGCGTTAAAGTTCCTGCTGATACTAAAGTTCTTATCGGTGAAGGCGGCGTAGTAAGCCACGATGATGAATTTGCTCATGAAAAACTGTCTCCAACACTTGGTATGTTCCGTGCGTCTTCTTTCGAGAATGCAGTAGAGCAAGCGGTGACTATGGTTGAAATCGGTGGTATCGGTCACACATCTGGCCTCTACACTAACCAAGACACTAACGCTGATCGTATCAAATACTTTGGCGACAAACTAAAAACAGCTCGTATTCTTGTGAATATCCCAACCACTCACGGTGGTATCGGTGACTTATACAACTTCAACGTTGCACCATCACTAACGCTAGGTTGTGGTTCATGGGGGGGTAACTCTATCTCTGAAAACGTAGGTCCAAAACACCTAATCAACAAGAAAACTGTTGCTAAGCGAGCTGAGAATATGTTGTGGCATAAACTTCCAAAATCAATCTACTTCCGTCGTGGCAGCCTACCAGTTGCATTGACTGACTTAGAAGGTAAAAAACGTGCATTCCTAGTGACTGACCGTTTCCTATTCAATAACGGTTACGCTGATGAGATCGTAAGCTTACTTAAATCTCAAGGTATGGAAGTTCAAACTTTCTTTGACGTAGAAGCGGATCCAACGCTATCTGTTGTTGAGAAAGGTGCAGCACAAATGCAAAGCTACCAACCAGACGTAATCATTGCACTAGGCGGTGGTTCACCAATGGATGCAGCGAAAATCATGTGGGTAATGTACGAGCACCCAGAAACGCACTTTGAAGAATTATCAATGCGCTTCATGGATATCCGTAAACGTATCTACAAGTTCCCTAAAATGGGTGCAAAAGCTGAACTAGTATGTGTAACTACAACATCTGGTACAGGTTCTGAAGTAACACCATTTGCGGTTGTAACTGATGACCGTACTGGCGCTAAATACCCACTAGCGGATTACGAACTAACTCCTAACATGGCTATCGTTGATGCGAACCTTGTTATGAACATGCCTAAGTCTCTAACAGCATTTGGTGGTTACGATGCAATCACTCACGCATTAGAAGCTTACGTATCAGTTCTTGCTAACGAATACTCAGATGGTCATGCTCTACAAGCACTTAAGATGCTAAAAGAATACCTACCATCTAGCTACAAAAATGGTTCAGCAGACCCAATCGCTCGTGAGAAAGTACATAACGCAGCCACTATCGCTGGTATGTCATTTGCAAACGCATTCCTAGGTGTATGTCACTCAATTGCACACAAAATTGGTGCAGAGTTCCATATCCCACACGGTCTTGCTAACGCATTAATGATCTCTAACGTTATCCGTTTCAACGCGAACGATAACCCAACTAAACAAACAGCGTTCTCTCAATACGACCGTCCACAAGCACGTCGTCGTTATGCTGAAGTTGCTGACCACCTAGGCCTAAGCCAAGACGGTGACCGCACTGCACAGAAAATTGAGCGTCTATTAACTTGGTTGGATGAAGTGAAGAAAGACCTGGATATCCCACTGTCTATCCAAGCGGCTGGCGTTAACGAAGCTGATTTCTTAGCAAAATTAGATAACTTAGCAGTTGATGCGTTTGATGACCAATGTACTGGTGCTAACCCACGTTACCCTCTAATCTCAGAGCTTAAAGAAGTTCTATTAGCGGCTTACTACGGTAAAGCATACATCGAAGGTGAAACTTTCGAAGGTACAACTGTTATCAAAAAAACAGAAGAACCAAAAAAAGCAGCTAAGAAAAAATAA
- the yejK gene encoding nucleoid-associated protein YejK has product MSLNISNVILHKLTKNNQDELVVSLRDSALPNDGVTEQLVAELHRTFSAKAGKGFGVYKEESEFQSWMKQLRQGELTFYDFSQQSAERLKSELSKYPFAEEGVLVLAEYQSLATDYLFIALLPSNQSLKVNDDLDISDTDYLDINKMDIAVRIDLSRYETDPESNRYLSYIKGRVGRKVADFFLDFLQAEVGLDTKKQNQVLMQAVDDFCVDAQLNKEETVACRKQVHDFCNEQLKAGDEVTIKELSGELSGAGHHDNFAEFTQKQGYELEDSFPVDRSTIRKLAKYVGAGGGLSINFDSMLLGERVFYDPETDTLTIKGIPPNLKDQLTRHS; this is encoded by the coding sequence ATGAGCTTAAATATTTCCAACGTCATACTGCATAAATTGACAAAAAATAACCAAGATGAGCTAGTTGTTAGCTTGCGTGATTCTGCTCTACCAAATGATGGAGTAACAGAGCAATTGGTTGCAGAACTACATCGTACTTTCAGCGCTAAAGCGGGCAAAGGCTTTGGTGTTTATAAAGAGGAAAGTGAATTTCAATCTTGGATGAAGCAATTACGCCAAGGTGAATTGACGTTTTACGATTTTTCTCAGCAGTCCGCGGAGCGATTAAAATCAGAATTATCAAAATATCCTTTTGCAGAAGAAGGCGTGCTGGTTTTAGCGGAATACCAATCTTTAGCAACAGATTACCTTTTTATTGCTTTATTACCATCGAATCAAAGTTTGAAAGTGAACGATGATCTCGATATCAGTGATACGGATTATCTTGATATTAATAAGATGGATATTGCCGTTCGTATTGACTTATCTCGTTATGAAACCGACCCAGAATCAAACCGTTATTTGAGCTACATCAAAGGTCGTGTTGGACGTAAAGTTGCTGATTTTTTCTTAGACTTTTTACAAGCTGAGGTGGGTTTAGATACCAAAAAGCAAAACCAAGTTCTAATGCAGGCGGTTGATGACTTCTGTGTCGATGCTCAACTTAATAAAGAAGAAACGGTTGCCTGCCGAAAACAGGTTCATGATTTTTGTAACGAACAGTTAAAAGCGGGTGATGAAGTCACCATTAAAGAACTATCAGGTGAATTAAGTGGTGCCGGTCACCATGATAATTTTGCTGAATTTACTCAAAAGCAAGGTTATGAATTAGAAGATAGCTTTCCCGTTGACCGTTCAACGATTCGTAAGCTTGCAAAATATGTGGGGGCAGGCGGCGGTTTGTCGATTAACTTTGACAGCATGTTGCTCGGTGAGCGTGTTTTTTATGATCCGGAAACCGATACTCTGACGATTAAAGGGATTCCACCAAATCTGAAAGATCAGCTAACTCGCCACTCATAA
- a CDS encoding YchE family NAAT transporter: MATIEFAIYLQFFLGLVAAVNPIGIMPVFVSLTGHMSPEEKYKTAKTANIAVGVILVISLLCGQFLLDMFSISLNSFRIAGGFLLMSIAFSMMSGKLGEDKQNKQERTESISREQIGVVPLAMPLMAGPGAISSTIVYGARYPTLIETAGIVLTIAVFCFCSWLLFRSAPLIVRFLGQTGINVITRIMGLILAALGVEFIANGVRNLFPGLM; this comes from the coding sequence ATGGCTACCATCGAATTTGCCATCTATTTACAGTTTTTCCTTGGACTCGTAGCAGCAGTAAACCCAATAGGCATCATGCCTGTCTTTGTCTCACTCACTGGGCACATGTCCCCTGAAGAAAAGTACAAAACCGCCAAAACTGCCAATATTGCAGTTGGTGTAATTTTGGTTATCTCTCTTCTTTGTGGTCAATTTTTACTCGACATGTTTAGTATCTCGCTCAATTCATTCCGTATTGCTGGTGGTTTTCTATTGATGAGTATCGCCTTTTCAATGATGAGCGGTAAACTTGGCGAAGATAAGCAAAATAAACAAGAACGCACAGAATCTATCAGCCGCGAACAAATTGGCGTCGTTCCTTTGGCAATGCCTCTGATGGCTGGCCCTGGTGCAATCAGTTCAACCATCGTCTACGGAGCTCGCTACCCAACACTAATAGAGACCGCAGGTATTGTGCTCACCATTGCCGTATTCTGCTTTTGTTCATGGTTACTATTTCGCTCAGCCCCACTGATTGTTCGCTTTTTAGGTCAAACCGGCATTAACGTCATTACCCGTATAATGGGTTTAATATTAGCGGCTTTAGGTGTCGAATTTATTGCAAATGGTGTGCGTAATCTGTTTCCCGGCTTAATGTAA
- a CDS encoding ion transporter, translating into MSQETLKHQLYIIIFGTHTPAGRRFDILLIVAIISSLVVLILDSVPAFAQQWQKEFDILEYLFTALFTVEYLLRLYCSPKPKAYAKSFYGVIDLLAILPTYLAFFFPSASFIGIIRLLRVMRIFRILKLVRFLQDSNLLVRTLAMSQRKILIFFSAVAILVTIFGALMYVIEGPENGFTSIPRGIYWAIITITTVGYGDVVPKTPLGQAVAALTMLLGYSILAVPTGIITAELNQEIKAHRTLVLCPNCTKSGHETDALFCKHCGSELAEPDKRVVPVNKPDS; encoded by the coding sequence ATGAGCCAAGAAACGCTGAAACATCAGCTCTATATCATCATTTTTGGTACTCACACACCGGCAGGACGCCGATTCGATATTTTATTGATCGTGGCCATTATCAGCTCATTAGTCGTACTTATCTTAGATTCCGTTCCAGCTTTTGCTCAACAATGGCAAAAAGAATTCGATATTTTAGAGTACCTGTTCACCGCTTTATTCACGGTTGAATACCTATTACGACTCTATTGTTCACCAAAACCTAAAGCTTATGCTAAAAGCTTTTATGGTGTAATCGATCTACTGGCTATTCTTCCGACTTATCTTGCTTTCTTTTTTCCATCCGCCAGTTTCATCGGCATCATTCGCTTATTGCGTGTGATGCGAATCTTTCGAATTCTTAAGCTCGTACGCTTTCTGCAAGACTCCAACCTGTTAGTTCGCACCTTGGCAATGTCGCAGCGTAAAATCCTTATATTTTTCAGTGCAGTAGCTATTCTAGTTACAATTTTTGGCGCATTAATGTATGTGATTGAAGGACCTGAAAATGGTTTTACTAGCATTCCTAGAGGCATTTATTGGGCCATTATCACAATTACTACCGTGGGTTATGGCGACGTGGTTCCGAAGACGCCATTAGGACAAGCCGTTGCTGCCCTAACGATGCTACTAGGTTATTCAATTTTAGCGGTTCCTACAGGAATTATTACTGCAGAGCTGAATCAAGAGATAAAAGCTCACCGCACTCTCGTATTATGTCCAAACTGTACTAAAAGTGGCCATGAAACTGACGCTCTATTTTGCAAACATTGTGGAAGTGAGTTGGCCGAGCCCGATAAACGCGTCGTGCCAGTGAACAAGCCAGATTCTTAG
- a CDS encoding DUF3413 domain-containing protein, translated as MVDSGNSYGERVSRLVSWGHWFAFFNIILAMLIGASFVTQSPWPETLLGQAYLIISWAGHFSFLVFALYILILFPLTFIIPSRKLLRLISVCFATVCLTLLLLDSQAYERLHLHLNPVVWELLLSKEQTSFNAEWQYLFAAVPVIFLLQIAISEWIWKKQRKLSRKRIGKPATVIFFLCFLSSHLIYIWADAFFYGPITSQRANFPLSYPMTAKSFMEKHGLLDKDEYLERLEQNGKASEVVNYPLEPMKFDGRGKKYNVLIVMVDNLRSDMLAEDVMPMTYHFAKNNQNFVNHYSASNNTYGVFGLFYGLPTSYSASVKSQDTPPLFISTMDNRGYSMAAFGNERFSDTAFYNEIFAPMDVAAADGRQTTKDQNTVTEWTQWINNNPNQPWFSYIELSEVEEFEDSPTVLPRFKTESKTPISKLLSQYKSAAFEADQQVNAILSELETKQLIDNTIVVITSNHGNEFNETKNNSWGSNSNFSRYQLQVPMVIHWPGKAPELYQHKTSHLDLSATLMQDLFQSTSNPYDFGSGKNLFNASPRPWILAGDSDNIALITDDTTTVVDEFGNYKVYDKNYKRSNDAKPKLSIVLQGLSELKRFYRQND; from the coding sequence ATGGTTGATAGCGGAAATTCATACGGAGAGCGCGTCTCTCGCTTAGTAAGTTGGGGACATTGGTTCGCCTTCTTTAACATCATCTTAGCCATGCTAATAGGTGCAAGTTTTGTCACCCAATCCCCGTGGCCTGAGACCTTGCTTGGACAAGCTTACCTAATCATTTCTTGGGCAGGCCATTTTAGCTTTTTAGTCTTTGCACTCTATATCCTTATTTTGTTTCCGCTGACTTTCATTATTCCCTCTCGAAAACTGCTTCGATTGATTAGTGTGTGTTTCGCTACTGTTTGCTTAACTTTACTATTACTCGATAGTCAAGCATATGAACGATTACACCTTCACTTAAACCCAGTGGTTTGGGAGTTGCTATTAAGCAAAGAACAAACTTCGTTCAATGCAGAGTGGCAATATCTATTTGCCGCAGTACCAGTCATTTTCTTACTGCAAATAGCGATCTCAGAATGGATTTGGAAAAAGCAGCGTAAACTTTCTCGCAAACGAATTGGGAAACCTGCGACTGTTATTTTCTTTTTATGTTTTTTAAGTAGCCATCTCATCTACATCTGGGCTGATGCTTTTTTCTATGGTCCAATAACGAGCCAAAGAGCGAATTTCCCTCTGTCATACCCTATGACGGCTAAATCCTTTATGGAAAAACATGGCCTATTAGACAAAGATGAATACCTGGAACGCTTAGAGCAAAACGGTAAAGCCAGCGAAGTAGTGAACTACCCGCTAGAGCCAATGAAATTCGATGGTCGAGGCAAAAAGTATAACGTTCTTATTGTTATGGTTGATAATCTTCGTAGCGATATGCTGGCAGAAGATGTTATGCCAATGACGTACCACTTTGCTAAGAACAACCAAAACTTTGTCAACCATTATAGTGCTAGCAATAATACTTATGGTGTGTTTGGTTTATTTTATGGTTTACCGACTAGCTATTCAGCAAGTGTAAAATCACAGGATACACCTCCATTGTTTATTTCAACTATGGATAACCGTGGATACTCTATGGCGGCATTTGGAAATGAACGATTCAGCGATACTGCATTTTATAATGAAATCTTTGCTCCTATGGATGTGGCAGCGGCTGATGGTAGACAAACAACCAAAGATCAAAACACCGTTACTGAATGGACTCAGTGGATAAACAACAATCCAAATCAACCATGGTTCAGTTACATTGAGCTTTCAGAAGTAGAAGAATTCGAAGATTCTCCAACTGTTTTACCGCGTTTTAAAACTGAATCGAAAACACCAATCAGTAAATTACTTTCTCAATATAAGTCAGCTGCATTTGAAGCCGATCAGCAAGTAAATGCAATTTTATCTGAGTTAGAAACCAAACAATTAATTGATAATACTATTGTGGTCATTACCTCTAACCATGGTAACGAATTTAATGAAACAAAAAATAATAGCTGGGGCTCAAACAGCAACTTCAGCCGTTATCAATTGCAGGTGCCGATGGTGATCCACTGGCCAGGTAAAGCTCCTGAACTTTATCAACATAAAACAAGCCACTTAGATTTATCAGCCACCTTGATGCAAGACCTCTTCCAATCAACGTCTAATCCGTATGATTTTGGCAGCGGCAAAAATTTATTTAATGCATCACCTCGTCCTTGGATCTTGGCGGGTGACAGCGATAACATCGCTTTGATTACCGATGACACTACAACCGTTGTCGATGAATTTGGCAATTACAAGGTATACGATAAAAACTACAAGCGAAGCAATGATGCTAAACCTAAGCTTTCTATCGTGCTACAAGGTTTATCTGAGCTGAAACGCTTCTATCGCCAGAATGATTAA